One genomic segment of Corynebacterium durum includes these proteins:
- a CDS encoding DHH family phosphoesterase — MAETWDAASVDTQAFEQATALIDAATTVAVVGHVHPDADAVGSVCAVVRALQQRGIAAVGMIGQAEPLPSCLLSIPGASEVRTSQEAPRVDAVVVVDCASVTRAGTHAPLVEALSDACVVVDHHATNPGFGAVNLIDVRAESTTTVLLSWFKHMGIHMDTPLATALYAGLVTDTGNFRWGSPAMHTMAAELIGLGVDTRATTAALMDERSVEDLALIGKVLQRVERIIGEKTTIVAIFADYDVIADEDPSMVESMVTFVCSPKNAQVGALFKEYAPGVWSVSLRSSTVDVAAVASRFGGGGHVCASGYTTQGDWHSVKASLAETLDTI; from the coding sequence GTGGCGGAAACCTGGGATGCGGCAAGCGTCGACACGCAGGCATTTGAGCAGGCGACAGCGCTGATAGATGCTGCGACAACAGTTGCTGTAGTAGGGCATGTGCACCCAGATGCAGACGCAGTGGGTAGTGTTTGCGCGGTTGTGCGGGCGCTTCAGCAGCGTGGTATCGCTGCGGTGGGCATGATCGGGCAGGCTGAACCCCTTCCGTCCTGCCTGCTCAGCATTCCAGGTGCCTCCGAGGTGCGTACTTCCCAGGAGGCGCCGCGTGTCGACGCCGTGGTAGTCGTCGATTGCGCTTCTGTAACCCGCGCCGGGACTCACGCGCCGCTTGTCGAGGCACTTAGTGATGCCTGTGTGGTGGTGGATCATCATGCTACTAATCCAGGCTTTGGGGCGGTGAACCTCATTGATGTCAGAGCTGAATCCACAACCACTGTGCTGTTGTCCTGGTTCAAGCACATGGGTATTCACATGGATACTCCGCTGGCCACGGCGCTGTACGCGGGGTTGGTCACAGATACAGGGAATTTTCGCTGGGGGAGTCCGGCCATGCACACCATGGCTGCTGAACTCATAGGGTTGGGCGTGGATACCCGCGCCACCACCGCTGCCTTGATGGACGAACGCAGCGTGGAGGACCTCGCACTGATCGGAAAAGTCCTGCAGCGAGTCGAGCGTATCATCGGAGAAAAGACCACTATCGTTGCGATTTTCGCCGACTACGATGTGATCGCTGACGAGGATCCATCAATGGTGGAAAGCATGGTGACCTTCGTGTGTTCACCCAAAAATGCTCAGGTTGGGGCGCTCTTCAAAGAATATGCCCCAGGGGTGTGGTCGGTGTCGCTGCGATCGTCCACCGTGGACGTGGCAGCAGTGGCCAGCCGCTTTGGCGGCGGTGGGCATGTGTGCGCCTCCGGGTATACCACGCAAGGGGACTGGCATTCGGTGAAAGCCAGCTTGGCAGAAACACTGGACACCATATGA
- a CDS encoding MATE family efflux transporter, translated as MNMTDAGSDVSAVSARTIFALAFPALGVLAATPLYLLIDTAVVGHLGGLYLAGLAAATTIQAQVTTQLTFLSYGTTARAARHYGAGDTDKAVSEGVQATWLALIVGAVLAAIVWLGAPTFTSWLAHSPEVANLATRWLRIAGIGVPLILATMAGNGWMRGIQNTRTPFYFTLAGVVPSAALVPLLVHRYGLVGSAVANLVGESITALLFLWALAKAHQGGYAPHFNIMRKQLVLGRDLIMRSLSFQVAFVSAASVAARFGASSLAAHQILLQLWSFLSLVLDALAIAAQSLVGSALGAGAISVARSVGTKVVAYSAGFAAVLACVFAVGFKAIPGLFTNDHSVMDAIAAPWWILVGMIVVGGIVFALDGVLLGAADAAFLRTATLVSVICGFLPGVWLALIMDTQLTGVWCGLAAFLLIRLAFVVSRFQSMKWARGSA; from the coding sequence ATGAACATGACAGACGCCGGCTCTGACGTCTCTGCCGTGTCTGCGCGGACGATTTTTGCATTGGCGTTTCCTGCCCTCGGAGTTCTTGCGGCAACGCCGTTGTACCTGCTCATTGATACTGCGGTGGTCGGACACCTCGGCGGTCTTTACTTGGCGGGGCTTGCGGCTGCTACCACCATTCAGGCGCAGGTAACCACACAGCTCACATTCCTGTCCTATGGCACTACCGCGCGTGCGGCTAGGCACTATGGTGCCGGTGACACGGACAAAGCCGTCAGTGAAGGCGTGCAGGCGACGTGGCTAGCACTGATCGTTGGGGCTGTCCTTGCCGCGATCGTGTGGCTTGGCGCTCCGACCTTCACGAGCTGGCTAGCGCATTCTCCAGAGGTCGCGAACCTAGCCACGCGGTGGCTGCGCATAGCGGGCATAGGTGTGCCGTTGATCCTTGCCACTATGGCAGGAAACGGCTGGATGCGTGGCATACAAAACACCCGAACACCGTTTTATTTCACGCTGGCAGGGGTGGTTCCCAGCGCTGCGTTGGTGCCACTGCTAGTGCATAGGTATGGGCTTGTTGGATCTGCGGTGGCGAACCTGGTGGGGGAGTCCATTACGGCACTGTTGTTTCTCTGGGCGTTGGCAAAAGCACACCAGGGTGGGTATGCGCCACACTTTAACATCATGCGTAAGCAACTTGTCTTGGGTAGAGACCTGATCATGCGCTCCCTGTCGTTCCAGGTAGCGTTTGTATCAGCAGCGTCGGTGGCTGCACGTTTCGGGGCGTCGTCACTGGCGGCGCACCAGATATTGCTGCAGCTCTGGTCGTTTTTGTCGCTGGTGTTGGACGCGTTGGCCATCGCCGCACAGTCGTTGGTGGGTTCTGCGCTGGGTGCTGGTGCTATCTCTGTGGCGCGGTCCGTGGGTACGAAAGTGGTGGCGTACTCGGCGGGGTTTGCCGCTGTGCTGGCGTGTGTGTTCGCGGTGGGATTCAAGGCCATCCCTGGATTGTTCACCAACGATCACTCGGTGATGGATGCTATCGCCGCCCCGTGGTGGATTCTGGTGGGCATGATCGTGGTGGGTGGTATTGTCTTTGCCTTGGATGGTGTGCTGCTTGGTGCCGCCGATGCGGCATTCCTCCGTACAGCGACGTTGGTGTCTGTGATCTGTGGTTTTCTTCCTGGAGTGTGGCTTGCGTTGATCATGGATACCCAGCTCACTGGTGTGTGGTGCGGTTTGGCTGCTTTTCTGCTGATCCGGCTTGCTTTTGTGGTGTCCCGGTTCCAATCCATGAAATGGGCACGTGGTAGCGCGTAA
- a CDS encoding 4'-phosphopantetheinyl transferase family protein yields the protein MLDASLFPPSAKFCWMRTAVPRHGAPTDLTRYLSLHPLEQALVTHSVDKRKAEFGDARWCAHQALEALGRDSSKPILRGERGMPLWPSSVSGSLTHTDGFRAAVAAPRLLVHSMGLDAEPAEPLPEGVLGSIARDSELPQLDQLRSGGLDCADRLLFCAKEATYKAWFPLTHRWLGFDQAEIDIRPDGSFVSYLLIRPTPIPFISGRWIIRDGFLVAATAVGEMPS from the coding sequence ATGCTTGATGCCTCACTGTTCCCGCCGTCCGCAAAATTCTGCTGGATGCGTACTGCCGTCCCCCGCCACGGTGCTCCAACCGATCTCACCCGCTACTTGAGCCTTCACCCCCTGGAACAAGCGCTGGTCACGCACTCGGTGGACAAACGTAAAGCCGAATTCGGTGATGCCCGATGGTGCGCTCACCAAGCATTGGAAGCCCTCGGACGGGATAGCAGCAAACCCATCCTGCGCGGTGAACGCGGCATGCCGCTGTGGCCATCATCGGTCAGCGGTTCTCTCACTCATACTGACGGGTTCCGGGCAGCTGTGGCCGCACCTCGCCTGCTGGTGCATTCCATGGGGCTAGACGCGGAACCCGCCGAACCACTCCCAGAGGGGGTGTTGGGGTCTATCGCGCGCGACAGCGAGCTCCCGCAGCTTGATCAGCTGCGATCCGGCGGGTTGGACTGTGCCGATCGGTTACTTTTCTGCGCCAAGGAAGCCACCTACAAGGCATGGTTCCCACTTACACATCGTTGGCTGGGGTTCGATCAAGCGGAAATAGATATCAGGCCTGATGGTAGTTTTGTCTCCTATCTGTTGATACGCCCCACGCCCATCCCGTTTATTTCGGGGCGATGGATCATCAGGGACGGCTTCCTCGTCGCAGCGACGGCGGTGGGGGAGATGCCTTCATGA
- a CDS encoding N-acetylglucosamine-6-phosphate deacetylase, giving the protein MSSAVYRGKVLTNSGLLDDALVVTLRDRISDIRPAGDYNGPATTAEYILPGLIDLHNHGGAGEGFPTSTLNGCRRAARHHRAHGTTTLLASLVSAPGDHLVEQTALLADLADEGEIDGVHMEGPFVNSVRCGAQDPAAIIPGDPELFERVAKAGRGWLKTITFAPETANVDGLLRVCATYDVVASLGHTDADFDTTLSVIDRATKMGVTVTATHLFNAMPQLHHRNPGAAAALIDAAALERLFVELVADGVHLDDRTVDVVWDTVGTSHSFFVTDAMAATGMSDGAYILGDLAVSVDGGVARLSAEDGGTGAIAGGTSHMCDQLRRHVQRGRKLDDAVSMASTTAARALGLADRGSIAVGNRADLLLCNNNFEPTHVVRAGEAVPADPVVGE; this is encoded by the coding sequence GTGAGTAGCGCCGTCTACAGGGGAAAAGTACTCACCAACAGTGGGCTGCTTGACGACGCCCTGGTGGTCACCCTGCGCGACCGCATCAGCGACATCCGCCCCGCAGGCGATTACAACGGACCCGCCACCACCGCCGAGTACATACTTCCCGGGCTCATTGACCTGCACAACCACGGTGGTGCAGGCGAAGGATTCCCCACCTCAACCCTCAACGGTTGTCGGCGCGCCGCCCGACACCACCGGGCACACGGCACCACCACTTTGCTGGCATCACTGGTGTCCGCGCCGGGTGACCATTTGGTGGAACAAACAGCGTTGCTTGCGGACCTCGCCGACGAAGGTGAGATTGACGGCGTGCACATGGAGGGGCCCTTCGTGAACAGCGTGCGCTGCGGCGCGCAGGACCCAGCTGCCATCATTCCGGGTGATCCCGAGCTGTTCGAGCGGGTGGCTAAAGCCGGTCGCGGCTGGCTCAAAACCATCACGTTTGCGCCGGAAACCGCAAACGTGGATGGGCTGCTTCGGGTCTGCGCCACCTACGACGTGGTGGCGTCGTTGGGGCACACCGACGCAGACTTTGACACCACCCTGTCCGTCATTGACCGTGCCACCAAAATGGGGGTGACGGTTACTGCCACCCACCTGTTCAATGCCATGCCCCAGCTGCATCACCGTAACCCCGGCGCGGCTGCTGCCCTTATCGATGCCGCCGCGTTGGAACGCCTCTTCGTTGAACTGGTCGCCGACGGCGTGCATCTTGACGATCGCACTGTCGATGTGGTGTGGGACACCGTGGGCACGTCCCATTCATTCTTTGTTACTGACGCGATGGCAGCAACAGGAATGAGCGACGGCGCTTACATTCTTGGCGATCTCGCCGTCAGCGTTGATGGCGGAGTGGCCCGACTGAGCGCTGAGGATGGCGGTACTGGGGCGATCGCCGGCGGCACATCGCACATGTGCGATCAATTACGCAGGCACGTGCAGCGCGGGCGAAAGCTAGACGACGCCGTGTCAATGGCATCTACAACAGCAGCGCGAGCGCTTGGACTGGCAGACCGGGGCAGCATCGCGGTAGGCAACCGCGCTGACTTGCTGCTGTGCAACAACAACTTTGAACCAACCCATGTCGTGCGGGCCGGCGAAGCCGTACCCGCTGACCCTGTAGTAGGAGAGTGA
- a CDS encoding sodium/proline symporter, with the protein MNVALLFLILYFVVMAGIGVWTTRRSSTSTEDYLLAGRSLGPAVTALRLQSSSMSGYMFLGAGSLGYTQGYFGMWYALGDLGGGIMNLSILGRRMRKLSQRLGSLTSIEYLEHRYRSAWVRIIAAPIALGCLFLYVLSQFVAGGVGLASVTGWNFELSLIIATGVIVLYTFLGGYLAVAYTDFVQAIVMLVGMLWILIATLHAVGGFAEGNRKVGKINQNLLTMWGADLHYQGQWGVILGALMIFSIGYLGWPHVVVSHMAMKQPSVARGAGAYSMIFNYLFIPAPYLIGTFALVILPELNDPEQAIFQVAQTVLPSFVVGIVMAAVMAAIMSTADALLLQASTIAAKDIMARFFLPAMTERQMVLISRAMVLLIAVAGIGLAIWQPPAVFSLVIFATTVLGSAFVPSYVCAVWWKKANAVGAVCSMIAGSVAAVLWKLCGSDAIDPMVAGIASSTVAMVVGSLATQRTHPVPADIVDAMTEAARVAPVTDNPQLAAQFPDA; encoded by the coding sequence ATGAATGTTGCGTTGCTGTTTCTCATCCTTTATTTCGTGGTGATGGCGGGCATCGGGGTGTGGACGACTAGGCGGTCGTCGACAAGCACAGAGGATTACCTGCTGGCCGGACGGTCCTTGGGGCCTGCGGTGACGGCGCTGCGCCTGCAGTCCTCCTCAATGTCCGGGTACATGTTCCTTGGTGCGGGGTCGCTTGGGTACACACAGGGGTATTTCGGCATGTGGTACGCGCTGGGCGACTTGGGCGGCGGCATCATGAACCTGTCTATCCTGGGGCGTCGCATGCGTAAACTCTCGCAGCGGCTGGGATCGCTCACGTCGATTGAGTACCTGGAACACCGCTACCGATCTGCGTGGGTGCGTATCATTGCAGCACCGATCGCGCTGGGGTGCCTGTTTTTGTACGTGCTGTCCCAATTTGTTGCGGGCGGCGTGGGGCTGGCATCGGTGACGGGATGGAACTTTGAACTGTCCTTGATCATTGCCACTGGGGTGATTGTGCTGTACACGTTCCTTGGCGGTTACCTCGCCGTGGCGTACACCGACTTTGTGCAAGCCATTGTGATGCTGGTAGGCATGCTGTGGATTCTCATTGCCACCCTGCATGCGGTCGGCGGTTTCGCCGAAGGTAACCGCAAAGTAGGGAAGATCAACCAGAATCTGCTCACCATGTGGGGTGCGGACCTGCACTATCAAGGGCAATGGGGCGTTATTCTGGGGGCGCTTATGATATTTTCTATCGGCTATCTGGGCTGGCCGCATGTGGTGGTATCGCATATGGCTATGAAACAGCCCTCGGTGGCGCGCGGTGCGGGCGCGTACTCCATGATCTTTAATTACTTGTTTATCCCGGCACCATACCTCATCGGAACTTTTGCGCTGGTGATCCTGCCTGAGCTGAACGACCCAGAGCAAGCCATTTTTCAGGTTGCGCAGACTGTGCTTCCCAGTTTTGTTGTGGGGATTGTCATGGCGGCGGTGATGGCCGCGATTATGTCCACTGCTGATGCGTTGTTGCTGCAGGCATCAACAATTGCAGCGAAGGATATTATGGCCCGTTTTTTCCTTCCCGCCATGACGGAACGGCAGATGGTGTTGATCTCCAGGGCAATGGTGCTTCTGATTGCCGTCGCAGGAATTGGTTTGGCGATCTGGCAGCCCCCAGCGGTGTTTAGCCTGGTCATTTTTGCGACGACTGTGCTGGGCAGCGCTTTTGTGCCCAGTTACGTGTGTGCTGTGTGGTGGAAGAAAGCCAACGCGGTGGGCGCGGTGTGTTCCATGATTGCGGGATCTGTTGCGGCTGTTTTGTGGAAACTATGCGGTAGTGATGCCATTGACCCCATGGTGGCGGGCATAGCCAGCTCCACTGTGGCCATGGTGGTGGGGTCGCTTGCCACCCAGCGTACCCACCCCGTTCCTGCTGACATTGTAGATGCTATGACTGAAGCCGCCCGGGTTGCTCCCGTCACCGACAATCCGCAGCTCGCGGCCCAATTTCCCGATGCTTAG
- a CDS encoding YlxR family protein produces MDSVLGHEHSDIRIRTCIAHRHRKPDVDLLRIVAEPHPAGLDHGYIATPDPQRRKPGRGAWLTPNLESLDLAEKRRAFHRAFKVSGQLDTGLVRDYLHLREGSRGGPREPRRTEH; encoded by the coding sequence ATGGATTCAGTGCTCGGACATGAACACTCCGACATTCGTATCCGCACGTGCATCGCACACCGTCACCGCAAACCAGATGTGGATTTGCTGCGGATTGTCGCAGAGCCGCATCCTGCTGGACTAGACCACGGTTACATTGCCACACCGGATCCACAGCGGCGGAAACCCGGCAGGGGAGCGTGGCTGACACCAAACCTGGAATCCCTGGACCTTGCCGAGAAAAGGCGCGCCTTTCACCGCGCGTTTAAGGTGTCTGGGCAACTAGACACAGGTCTTGTGCGCGATTACCTACACCTGCGTGAAGGTTCGCGTGGAGGACCCAGAGAACCAAGAAGGACCGAACACTGA
- the nagB gene encoding glucosamine-6-phosphate deaminase, protein MEVIICRDAAEVAHVAADVFEEYVRGPRPTTFGLATGSTPVALYRELIRRHKEEDLSFAGITVFLLDEYVGLPRDHEQSYYRTIRREFTEHVDLNDDEVHSPDGRADNPGDAARAYDESIKQAGGVDVQLLGIGTDGHIGFNEPGSSLASRTRIKTLHPQTIEDNARFFDSPDDVPVHVLTQGLGTISEARHVVLLATGEGKAEAIAAAVEGPVSAFSPGSALQLHPHVTVIVDEEAASKLKFGKYYRFAYEHKPEWQRF, encoded by the coding sequence ATGGAAGTAATTATTTGTCGCGATGCGGCTGAGGTAGCACACGTTGCTGCTGACGTGTTTGAAGAATATGTGCGTGGGCCACGTCCAACAACCTTTGGCTTAGCCACCGGTTCAACACCGGTGGCGCTGTACCGCGAGCTGATTCGTCGTCACAAGGAAGAAGACCTGAGCTTTGCGGGTATCACGGTGTTCCTCCTTGACGAGTACGTGGGACTGCCCCGTGATCATGAGCAGAGCTACTATCGAACCATTCGCCGGGAGTTTACCGAGCATGTAGATCTCAACGACGACGAGGTGCACAGCCCCGACGGTCGCGCTGACAATCCCGGTGATGCAGCTCGTGCCTACGATGAGTCGATCAAGCAGGCCGGGGGAGTGGATGTCCAATTGCTGGGCATTGGCACCGACGGACACATTGGTTTCAATGAACCAGGGTCCTCGCTGGCATCGCGGACGCGTATCAAAACGCTGCACCCGCAAACAATTGAAGATAATGCCCGCTTTTTTGACTCCCCAGACGATGTGCCGGTGCACGTGCTGACGCAGGGGTTGGGCACAATTTCCGAGGCCCGCCACGTGGTGCTGCTGGCCACCGGTGAAGGCAAGGCGGAGGCCATCGCTGCAGCCGTTGAGGGGCCAGTGTCGGCCTTCTCTCCGGGGTCCGCACTGCAGCTGCACCCGCATGTCACGGTCATCGTTGATGAGGAGGCCGCCAGCAAGTTGAAATTCGGTAAGTACTACCGCTTTGCCTACGAGCACAAGCCGGAGTGGCAGCGCTTCTAA
- a CDS encoding metallophosphoesterase family protein, which translates to MTRTLWAVSDLHAAVKANTKAIDSIRPTNPGDWLIVAGDVAERTEKVLKVLTKLRKRFACVIWVPGNHELFSRSTDTCQGRAKYDELVEGCRRIDVLTPEDPFPVFGGVTIVPLFTLYDYSFRKPGFTVEQALQAADDRQVVLTDQFAIAPFVDIRAWCWDRLAYSIKRLSRVTGPTILVNHWPLVSEPLRRLAWPELSLWCGTRHTRNWAKRYNAQRVIYGHLHIPTTIIVDDIPHVEVSLGYPREWRRYGENWEWPYKVMEIDDA; encoded by the coding sequence GTGACCCGCACCCTGTGGGCGGTATCAGACCTTCACGCAGCAGTGAAGGCTAATACCAAGGCCATTGACTCCATTCGCCCCACCAACCCAGGGGACTGGCTCATTGTTGCCGGTGATGTGGCGGAGCGCACCGAGAAGGTTCTCAAGGTGTTGACCAAACTGCGCAAACGATTTGCCTGCGTGATTTGGGTACCGGGCAACCACGAGTTGTTTAGCCGAAGTACAGACACGTGCCAGGGCCGCGCGAAATACGATGAGCTTGTTGAAGGTTGCAGGCGCATTGATGTGCTGACGCCCGAGGATCCGTTTCCGGTATTCGGTGGCGTGACCATTGTGCCGTTGTTTACCCTGTACGATTATTCTTTTCGTAAGCCCGGTTTCACCGTGGAACAGGCCCTGCAGGCTGCCGATGACCGCCAAGTGGTTCTTACTGACCAGTTCGCCATCGCTCCGTTTGTGGATATTCGTGCCTGGTGCTGGGACAGGCTCGCGTATTCCATCAAACGCTTAAGCCGGGTCACTGGCCCTACCATTTTGGTGAACCACTGGCCGCTGGTCAGCGAACCGTTACGACGCCTTGCCTGGCCAGAACTTAGCCTGTGGTGCGGGACTCGGCACACCAGGAACTGGGCGAAACGCTACAACGCACAGCGCGTCATTTATGGGCACCTGCACATTCCGACAACCATCATTGTTGACGACATTCCCCACGTGGAAGTATCCCTCGGCTACCCGCGAGAGTGGCGCCGCTACGGGGAAAACTGGGAATGGCCTTACAAAGTGATGGAGATCGACGATGCTTGA
- the nusA gene encoding transcription termination factor NusA translates to MNIDIKALEAIEADKGIGVDDLLTTIAEALLHAYYAHRGEVEDEPRARVDIDAQTGTVNVMITQVDDDGNVINEFDDTPNNFGRIGAHAVRDAIVRRLREAETSRAFDAYSDFEGRVISGIVQADARAKERGIIVVHLGTEADGQDGIILPAEQIPGEKLNHGDRVKCYVVGVNRGPRNLQINLSRTHPELVRRLFELEVPEVADGAVEIVSIAREAGHRSKVAVRPTVKGLNAKGACIGPRGQRVSNIMRELGGEKIDIIDYSEDPAQYVGNALAPSKVVKVDVVDEDEQRARVVVPDYQLSLAIGKEGQNARLAARLTGWKIDIRSDVD, encoded by the coding sequence GTGAACATCGATATCAAGGCGCTAGAAGCGATTGAGGCAGACAAGGGGATTGGTGTCGATGACCTTCTCACCACCATCGCCGAAGCCCTGCTCCACGCCTACTACGCGCACCGTGGCGAGGTCGAGGACGAACCCCGAGCTCGCGTGGATATCGACGCCCAGACAGGAACTGTCAACGTCATGATCACCCAAGTAGACGATGACGGCAACGTGATCAACGAATTCGACGACACACCCAATAACTTCGGGCGTATCGGCGCACATGCAGTCCGAGATGCGATTGTTCGAAGGCTCCGCGAAGCCGAAACCTCCCGCGCGTTTGATGCTTACTCCGACTTTGAGGGGCGCGTCATCTCCGGCATTGTGCAGGCCGACGCCCGCGCTAAGGAACGTGGCATCATTGTCGTCCACCTCGGTACGGAGGCGGACGGTCAGGACGGTATTATTTTGCCGGCCGAACAGATCCCTGGTGAAAAACTCAACCACGGTGACCGCGTGAAATGCTACGTCGTGGGGGTCAACCGAGGTCCCCGTAACCTACAAATCAATCTGTCACGCACCCACCCGGAACTTGTGCGCAGGCTTTTTGAGCTGGAAGTTCCAGAAGTTGCCGACGGTGCGGTGGAAATTGTCAGCATCGCCCGGGAGGCGGGACACCGCTCCAAGGTGGCCGTGCGCCCCACGGTGAAAGGACTCAACGCCAAAGGTGCCTGCATTGGTCCGCGTGGCCAGCGTGTCTCCAACATCATGCGTGAACTTGGTGGCGAGAAGATCGATATTATTGACTATTCTGAAGATCCTGCGCAGTACGTCGGGAATGCTTTGGCACCCTCCAAGGTTGTTAAGGTAGATGTTGTTGATGAAGATGAACAGCGCGCACGGGTTGTGGTGCCGGACTATCAGCTTTCCCTGGCCATTGGTAAAGAAGGCCAAAACGCCCGGCTAGCCGCTCGACTAACCGGCTGGAAGATCGACATCCGCTCGGACGTGGACTAG
- a CDS encoding DUF4439 domain-containing protein yields the protein MNRRTFLAFTAVAFATAGLSACSRPAPEPNQTLVSLAEQARTDAAALAPVRSDLAAIRERHATMLSTEVARDCGHFENGSVPDSCVSTTSPSAATTTSVAAAAHTEPNAVLKAALDQVNSLLADIPADSAVVVARIHTELAILTMAAPPAFDQNNNITPTAADSDQVKKALEWEYATIYGLEVHEAFVANELASTLNDALDEHRRIATALRMGLESANVSDIPVAEAGYTINDVKNSGFFADSASQSVLAWHDYASHASDASWRALCIRIASTIAVTAVPALEFAGIEPWRADFLQLN from the coding sequence GTGAATCGCCGTACGTTCCTTGCCTTTACTGCTGTTGCTTTTGCCACCGCCGGGTTGAGTGCCTGTTCACGCCCAGCGCCGGAGCCTAATCAGACACTTGTATCACTGGCGGAGCAGGCGCGTACCGACGCCGCAGCTCTCGCCCCGGTCCGCTCCGACCTCGCGGCCATCCGAGAACGCCACGCCACCATGCTGTCCACCGAAGTGGCGCGGGACTGCGGACATTTCGAAAACGGCAGCGTCCCCGATTCTTGCGTATCGACGACCTCCCCTTCCGCCGCCACCACAACCAGCGTCGCCGCAGCCGCGCACACAGAACCCAACGCCGTCCTGAAAGCGGCATTGGACCAGGTCAATTCGCTACTTGCCGACATCCCAGCAGATTCCGCAGTAGTGGTTGCTCGCATTCACACTGAACTCGCCATTTTGACCATGGCTGCCCCGCCCGCGTTTGACCAGAACAACAACATCACTCCTACGGCAGCGGATAGTGATCAGGTGAAAAAGGCACTGGAATGGGAATACGCCACCATCTATGGGCTTGAAGTGCACGAAGCATTCGTAGCAAACGAACTTGCTAGTACCCTCAACGATGCTCTTGACGAGCACCGCAGAATCGCCACCGCATTACGCATGGGGTTGGAGTCAGCCAACGTCAGTGACATTCCCGTCGCCGAAGCCGGCTACACCATTAACGATGTCAAAAACTCAGGATTCTTCGCTGATTCCGCATCACAGTCAGTACTCGCGTGGCATGATTACGCGTCCCACGCATCTGATGCCAGCTGGCGGGCACTGTGCATACGCATCGCCTCCACAATTGCCGTGACGGCCGTACCCGCCCTGGAATTCGCTGGCATCGAACCCTGGCGTGCCGATTTCCTGCAGCTTAATTAG
- the rbfA gene encoding 30S ribosome-binding factor RbfA, giving the protein MVDHARAARMSKRIMTIIASAIEHETKDWRLQYVTITDCKVTGDLHDATVYYTVRGVTLDEEPDVDGAAEALNRVRGQLRKIMGDQLGVRYTPTLSFSLDTVPEASAHMEELLARARARDEELAELAKNAQPAGDANPYRTTDTSEDDTTVSEE; this is encoded by the coding sequence ATGGTTGATCATGCACGTGCAGCGCGCATGTCTAAACGAATCATGACGATTATCGCCTCGGCCATTGAGCATGAGACTAAGGATTGGCGTCTCCAATATGTCACCATCACTGACTGCAAGGTCACTGGTGATCTGCATGATGCCACCGTTTACTACACGGTTCGGGGCGTAACCCTCGACGAGGAGCCTGATGTGGATGGCGCTGCGGAGGCACTAAATCGCGTACGCGGACAGCTTCGCAAGATTATGGGTGACCAGCTGGGCGTTCGCTACACCCCGACGCTCTCATTTAGCCTGGATACGGTCCCGGAAGCATCGGCGCATATGGAAGAACTGCTGGCTCGCGCTCGCGCCCGCGATGAGGAGCTGGCTGAGCTCGCCAAGAATGCACAACCCGCTGGTGATGCGAATCCGTATCGCACCACTGACACCTCCGAAGACGACACCACCGTCAGCGAAGAGTAG
- the rimP gene encoding ribosome maturation factor RimP translates to MAFPSVETLTTIVDPIAASHHMDVEEIKINRAGSKTVVAVALDSDNRPDLDTLEVVSGEISEAFDGAEEAGVIAFGGQGYTLEVSTPGVDHPLTLPRHWRRNRGRLVTWDDSGTKRTSRIGALNDAETEVVLISREGKNMCVDVRKVAEIGQAVVEIEFATVPADEKAVADEDFNTAAERREEHK, encoded by the coding sequence ATGGCTTTTCCCAGTGTTGAAACATTAACCACCATTGTTGACCCCATCGCGGCGTCCCACCACATGGATGTGGAGGAGATCAAGATCAATCGCGCGGGGTCGAAAACCGTTGTTGCCGTCGCACTTGATTCGGATAATCGGCCCGACCTGGACACGCTTGAGGTGGTCTCTGGGGAAATATCCGAGGCTTTTGACGGTGCTGAGGAGGCGGGGGTAATTGCTTTTGGGGGACAAGGTTATACACTTGAGGTGTCAACCCCGGGTGTGGATCATCCGCTGACTCTGCCGAGGCATTGGCGTCGAAACCGAGGTCGGCTGGTTACCTGGGACGACAGTGGGACAAAGCGCACAAGTCGTATTGGAGCCCTCAACGATGCCGAAACCGAGGTTGTGCTGATCAGCCGTGAGGGTAAAAACATGTGTGTTGATGTGCGTAAAGTGGCGGAAATAGGCCAAGCAGTGGTAGAAATTGAATTCGCTACGGTTCCTGCGGATGAAAAGGCCGTGGCAGACGAAGACTTTAACACTGCCGCGGAAAGGCGAGAGGAACACAAGTGA